A single genomic interval of Microbacterium sp. zg-Y1090 harbors:
- a CDS encoding LLM class flavin-dependent oxidoreductase → MSRPAIGVMLPRDLDAHQVQTFVRRAEELGFDDLWIVEDLGFRGGIAQAGAVLAWTERMRVGIGILPAGARNAAFAAMELATLAQLFPGRIDAGIGHGMPDWMRAVGAWPSRPLGALEAHVTAVRTLLAGGALDSDVHLDSTAVPSERPPLLLGVRGPKSLALSGRIADGTVLAEPVTPEYARAAVARIDAASPHRLVAYNVGVVDADAAAALATARPGLAAIGEPDWAPHIEPLPFAAEFAALRARCADGAEFARTMPDEWVRQLALVGTAAQVRARIDELAGAGVHSSVFIPVGDSLAALESLAAVLD, encoded by the coding sequence GTGAGCCGCCCCGCGATCGGCGTCATGCTGCCCCGCGACCTCGACGCGCACCAGGTGCAGACGTTCGTCCGCCGCGCCGAGGAGCTCGGGTTCGATGACCTGTGGATCGTCGAGGACCTCGGATTCCGCGGCGGCATCGCGCAGGCCGGTGCCGTGCTGGCGTGGACCGAGCGGATGCGCGTCGGGATCGGCATCCTCCCCGCCGGCGCCCGCAACGCCGCGTTCGCCGCGATGGAGCTGGCCACGCTCGCGCAGCTGTTCCCCGGGCGGATCGACGCCGGGATCGGGCACGGGATGCCGGACTGGATGCGCGCGGTCGGGGCATGGCCGTCCCGCCCGCTGGGGGCGCTCGAGGCCCACGTGACGGCGGTGCGGACCCTGCTCGCCGGGGGTGCGCTCGACAGCGACGTGCACCTGGACTCGACAGCGGTGCCGAGCGAGCGGCCCCCGCTGCTGCTGGGCGTGCGCGGCCCGAAGTCCCTCGCGCTGTCGGGGCGCATCGCCGACGGCACCGTGCTGGCCGAGCCGGTGACCCCGGAGTACGCGCGGGCGGCGGTGGCGCGGATCGACGCGGCATCCCCGCATCGGCTCGTCGCCTACAACGTCGGCGTCGTCGACGCGGATGCCGCGGCGGCCCTGGCGACGGCGCGCCCCGGGCTGGCCGCGATCGGCGAACCGGACTGGGCTCCGCACATCGAGCCGCTGCCGTTCGCGGCCGAGTTCGCAGCCCTGCGCGCACGGTGCGCCGACGGGGCGGAGTTCGCGCGCACGATGCCGGACGAGTGGGTGCGGCAGCTGGCGCTCGTCGGGACAGCCGCGCAGGTGCGTGCGCGCATCGACGAGCTCGCCGGCGCCGGTGTGCACAGTTCGGTGTTCATCCCCGTCGGCGACAGCCTCGCCGCCCTGGAGTCCCTGGCCGCCGTCCTCGACTGA
- a CDS encoding alpha/beta hydrolase, whose translation MPEFIDAHGIAIVYDVHPARTEPRGIVQVLHGVGEHAGRYNALIETLTDAGYTVYADDHRGHGRTGMRQHGGDASKLGRLGKGGLRAAKEAIWQLTRIIHDDEDPGLPLILFGHSWGSFLAQMLVDEHPFAYDALVLSGSALRWPGSLNPGDLNAPWKTEEATGAEWLSSDAAIGQAFLDDPLTTSVPLLKLFGPLDALRLYGRPRRNPGVDLPVLLQVGRDDTVGGPRSVHRLADAYRRRSGFSDVTTLVYPDARHEIYNEVEQAQVRADLIAWLDARFPPRPHVTDPEAVPAP comes from the coding sequence ATGCCCGAGTTCATCGATGCGCACGGCATCGCGATCGTCTACGACGTCCACCCCGCCCGTACCGAGCCGCGCGGCATCGTGCAGGTGCTGCACGGCGTCGGCGAGCACGCCGGGCGCTATAACGCGCTCATCGAGACCCTCACTGACGCCGGGTACACCGTGTACGCCGACGACCACCGGGGCCACGGCCGCACCGGCATGCGCCAGCACGGCGGCGATGCGTCAAAGCTCGGCCGGCTCGGAAAAGGCGGGCTGCGGGCGGCGAAGGAAGCCATCTGGCAGCTGACCCGGATCATCCACGACGACGAGGACCCCGGCCTGCCCCTCATCCTCTTCGGGCACTCGTGGGGGTCGTTCCTCGCGCAGATGCTGGTGGACGAGCATCCCTTCGCCTACGACGCGCTCGTGCTGTCGGGTTCGGCGCTGCGGTGGCCGGGGTCACTCAACCCCGGCGACCTCAACGCCCCCTGGAAGACCGAGGAGGCGACGGGCGCTGAGTGGCTGTCGTCCGACGCCGCGATCGGTCAGGCCTTCCTCGACGACCCGCTCACCACGAGCGTGCCCCTGCTGAAGCTCTTCGGCCCGCTCGACGCCCTGCGCCTGTACGGGCGCCCGCGGCGCAACCCCGGCGTGGATCTGCCGGTGCTGCTGCAAGTGGGCCGTGACGACACGGTGGGCGGACCGCGCAGCGTGCATCGGCTGGCCGACGCGTACCGGCGCCGCAGCGGGTTCAGCGACGTCACGACGCTCGTCTATCCCGACGCGCGCCACGAGATCTACAACGAGGTGGAGCAGGCGCAGGTGCGCGCCGATCTCATCGCGTGGCTCGACGCGCGCTTCCCGCCGCGCCCCCACGTGACCGACCCCGAGGCCGTTCCCGCCCCGTGA
- a CDS encoding DEAD/DEAH box helicase has protein sequence MSSSFLSLGVPEKLAAVLAAEGKTDAFAIQRDTLPDSLAGRDVLGRGRTGSGKTIAFSLPLVARLSGAGAAARRPGRPRGLVLAPTRELATQIAATISPLAAAVGLNVTTVFGGVSQRGQEQAFARGVDIVVACPGRLEDLMKQKVVDLSFVEIVVLDEADHMADLGFLPGVTRILSATPAGGQRMLFSATLDRGVDTLVRKFLRDEVRHEVDESSVPQGVMTHRVFVVPGADEKTALVRQLASGQGRRILFTRTKHQAKKLAKQLTASGIPAVDLHGNLSQGARDRNLASFGADTAKGGVRVLVATDVAARGVHVDDVELVVHVDPPVEHKAYLHRSGRTARAGAEGVVVTVALDAQRGEVKDLLRKAKVSAALEPVAAGASAVSVLVGEPAAHVTPAPVTAAPQRSGGGGRNGGSGRGAGNGGGRSGGSASGGRSGGSGRGAGTGRGRDGQGSGAARTASAPAAASSRSSRPARPTTGATVADIRANAGTGRGRGSRRAHG, from the coding sequence ATGTCTTCTTCCTTCCTTTCCCTCGGCGTGCCCGAGAAGCTCGCTGCCGTCCTCGCCGCCGAGGGCAAGACCGACGCGTTCGCCATTCAGCGCGACACGCTCCCCGACTCCCTCGCCGGCCGTGACGTGCTCGGCCGCGGCCGCACCGGCAGCGGCAAGACCATCGCCTTCTCGCTGCCGCTCGTGGCGCGTCTGTCCGGCGCCGGAGCCGCCGCGCGGCGTCCCGGCCGCCCCCGCGGCCTGGTGCTCGCCCCGACCCGCGAGCTCGCGACGCAGATCGCTGCGACCATCTCCCCTCTGGCTGCTGCCGTCGGGCTCAACGTCACCACCGTCTTCGGCGGCGTGAGCCAGCGCGGGCAGGAGCAGGCGTTCGCCCGCGGCGTGGACATCGTCGTGGCGTGCCCCGGTCGCCTCGAGGACCTGATGAAGCAGAAGGTCGTCGACCTCAGCTTCGTCGAGATCGTCGTGCTCGACGAGGCCGACCACATGGCCGACCTCGGCTTCCTGCCGGGCGTCACCCGCATCCTCTCCGCCACCCCCGCGGGCGGCCAGCGCATGCTGTTCAGCGCCACGCTCGACCGCGGCGTCGACACCCTCGTGCGCAAGTTCCTGCGCGACGAGGTGCGTCACGAGGTCGACGAGTCCAGCGTCCCGCAGGGCGTCATGACCCACCGCGTCTTCGTGGTGCCCGGCGCCGATGAGAAGACCGCGCTCGTGCGCCAGCTCGCGTCGGGCCAGGGGCGCCGCATCCTCTTCACCCGCACCAAGCACCAGGCCAAGAAGCTTGCGAAGCAGCTGACCGCTTCCGGCATCCCGGCCGTCGATCTGCACGGCAACCTGTCGCAGGGCGCCCGTGACCGCAACCTCGCCTCGTTCGGCGCCGACACCGCCAAGGGCGGCGTGCGCGTGCTCGTGGCGACCGACGTCGCCGCGCGCGGCGTTCACGTCGACGACGTCGAGCTCGTCGTCCACGTCGACCCGCCCGTCGAGCACAAGGCATACCTGCACCGCTCGGGCCGCACCGCCCGTGCCGGCGCCGAGGGCGTCGTCGTGACCGTTGCGCTCGACGCGCAGCGCGGCGAGGTCAAGGATCTGCTGCGCAAGGCGAAGGTCTCCGCGGCTCTCGAGCCCGTGGCCGCAGGTGCCTCCGCCGTTTCGGTGCTGGTCGGCGAGCCCGCCGCGCACGTCACGCCCGCCCCCGTCACCGCAGCGCCGCAGCGCTCGGGTGGCGGCGGCCGCAACGGCGGCTCCGGCCGCGGCGCCGGCAACGGCGGTGGACGTTCGGGCGGTTCCGCCTCGGGTGGTCGCTCCGGTGGCTCCGGCCGCGGTGCCGGTACCGGTCGCGGACGCGACGGTCAGGGCTCGGGTGCCGCACGCACCGCGAGCGCGCCCGCCGCGGCATCCAGCCGGTCGTCACGCCCGGCCCGCCCGACCACCGGCGCCACCGTCGCCGACATCCGCGCCAACGCCGGCACCGGCCGCGGTCGCGGCTCGCGTCGCGCACACGGCTGA
- a CDS encoding LacI family DNA-binding transcriptional regulator produces MIDVAREAGVSAQTVSRVMRDHPYVTADKRRRVLAAVERLGYRMNTAAQALSSGRTRTIGVVAMATESYAGSMTQASLERAADELGYSVVGTQISSLDASAISAALRRLERLGSEAIILAVPLRTHDNRIEEITDRLPTATIGGSPVRRARSLAVDQRELAQLATDHLLSLGHETVWHVSGPEDWVDAAERSAGWRASLDEAARPVPDIIHGDWSPESGYAAGRSLGARTDVTAVFVANDEMAFGLIRGLNEAGRRVPADVSVVGVDNIRLAAFCSPALTTVAQPFAELARAAVGYVTAQLEGRDDPPGELTVQPHLVVRASTAPMRGRPTPD; encoded by the coding sequence ATGATCGATGTCGCGCGCGAGGCCGGCGTCTCTGCTCAGACCGTGTCACGCGTCATGCGCGACCACCCCTACGTGACCGCGGACAAGCGCAGGCGAGTGCTGGCTGCCGTGGAACGGCTGGGTTACCGGATGAACACCGCCGCCCAGGCACTGTCTTCCGGACGCACACGGACGATCGGCGTCGTTGCCATGGCAACCGAGTCGTATGCCGGGTCGATGACTCAAGCGAGTCTGGAGCGTGCCGCCGACGAACTCGGATACAGCGTCGTGGGCACTCAAATCTCCTCGCTCGATGCGAGCGCGATCAGCGCGGCGCTGCGCCGACTGGAGCGACTCGGTTCCGAAGCGATCATCCTCGCCGTACCTCTGCGCACTCACGACAATCGGATCGAGGAGATCACTGACCGACTGCCCACGGCGACGATCGGCGGGTCTCCCGTGCGCAGGGCGCGCTCGCTCGCCGTTGACCAGCGAGAGCTGGCACAACTGGCCACCGACCATCTGCTGTCGCTGGGGCACGAAACGGTGTGGCACGTGTCCGGACCGGAGGACTGGGTGGATGCCGCGGAGCGATCTGCCGGGTGGCGCGCGTCGCTGGACGAGGCGGCGCGACCGGTACCGGACATCATCCATGGCGACTGGAGCCCGGAATCGGGGTACGCGGCGGGGCGCTCCCTGGGTGCCCGTACCGACGTCACGGCAGTGTTCGTGGCGAACGATGAAATGGCATTCGGGCTCATCCGCGGGCTCAACGAAGCCGGCCGTCGCGTTCCCGCGGACGTCTCCGTTGTCGGCGTCGATAACATCCGACTCGCGGCCTTCTGCTCTCCTGCGCTGACCACCGTCGCGCAGCCGTTCGCAGAGCTGGCTCGCGCAGCCGTGGGTTACGTCACCGCGCAACTCGAAGGGCGCGACGATCCGCCCGGAGAGCTCACGGTGCAGCCTCACCTGGTGGTTCGCGCTTCCACGGCGCCGATGAGAGGGCGCCCCACACCGGATTGA
- a CDS encoding FAD-binding protein — translation MPQQNWAGNYTYRAPRIAVAETIDDVRRVVAAGGPVRALGTRHSFTDLPDTDGTLIDVTGIEPAFALDEAAQTITVGAGTRYGDLALWLEERGWALGNLGSLPHINVGGAIATGTHGSGNGNRVLSAAVRSLRYVGADGDVHEVRRGDPDFPALAVGLGAAGITVTVTLDVQPTFRVRQDIYTGVTWDAALARYDELTSAGYSVSVFSRWEGDTLGHVWVKTRLDADDDPIGDTLLDGERELTGLSPLEGMTNVTELAGVPGPWLLRLPHFRLDMQPSFGNEIQTEYFVDRADAPGALAAVRGLGDGIRPHLIVTELRTAAADDLWLSPAYERDAAIIHFTWENHPDEVAALLPGIEDALAPFAARPHWGKAHAFDRAAIERVHPRLADARGVFERLDPDGRFVNAHLVRVGVRDPR, via the coding sequence ATGCCGCAGCAGAACTGGGCAGGGAACTACACCTACCGGGCGCCGCGCATCGCGGTGGCCGAGACGATCGACGACGTCCGCCGGGTCGTCGCGGCGGGCGGCCCGGTCCGCGCGCTCGGCACCCGGCACTCCTTCACCGACCTCCCCGACACCGACGGCACGCTCATCGACGTCACCGGCATCGAGCCCGCCTTTGCGCTCGACGAGGCGGCGCAGACCATCACCGTCGGTGCGGGCACCCGCTACGGCGACCTCGCCCTCTGGCTCGAGGAGCGCGGCTGGGCCCTGGGCAACCTCGGCTCGCTGCCCCACATCAACGTCGGCGGCGCGATCGCGACCGGCACCCACGGATCCGGCAACGGCAACCGCGTGCTCTCGGCTGCCGTGCGGTCGCTGCGCTATGTCGGCGCCGACGGTGACGTGCACGAGGTGCGCCGCGGCGACCCCGACTTCCCCGCGCTCGCGGTGGGGCTCGGCGCCGCCGGCATCACCGTCACGGTCACCCTCGACGTGCAGCCCACCTTCCGCGTGCGGCAGGACATCTACACCGGCGTCACCTGGGATGCCGCGCTCGCCCGCTACGACGAGCTCACCTCCGCCGGCTACAGCGTTTCGGTGTTCTCCCGCTGGGAGGGTGACACCCTCGGCCATGTGTGGGTGAAGACCCGGCTGGATGCCGACGACGACCCGATCGGCGACACCCTGCTCGACGGCGAGCGCGAGCTCACCGGGCTGTCCCCCCTCGAGGGCATGACGAACGTCACGGAGCTCGCCGGCGTGCCCGGTCCCTGGCTGCTGCGGCTGCCGCACTTCCGCCTGGACATGCAGCCGTCGTTCGGCAACGAGATCCAGACGGAGTACTTCGTCGACCGCGCCGACGCCCCCGGCGCGCTCGCTGCCGTGAGGGGCCTCGGCGACGGCATCCGCCCGCATCTCATCGTGACCGAGCTGCGCACCGCCGCCGCCGACGACCTCTGGCTGAGCCCCGCCTACGAGCGGGATGCCGCGATCATCCACTTCACGTGGGAGAACCACCCCGATGAGGTCGCCGCGCTGCTGCCCGGCATCGAGGACGCGCTGGCCCCCTTCGCGGCGCGCCCGCACTGGGGCAAGGCGCACGCGTTCGACCGCGCCGCGATCGAGCGGGTGCACCCGCGCCTCGCCGACGCCCGCGGCGTGTTCGAGCGACTCGACCCGGACGGTCGCTTCGTCAACGCGCACCTGGTGCGCGTGGGCGTGCGCGACCCGCGCTGA
- a CDS encoding family 20 glycosylhydrolase: protein MLTATMTAVAFALSSLVATAPAVASALDPGPVELPSVIPSIEQWQQSGGSFGAADDLAVVVATESERLESIAGILREELAVDYAGVSVTAGPGAAGDIVLRLDEGRTDLETEGYELKVGDRIEIVAADPAGVFYGTRTVVQMLMQQDTLPQGSLIDVPEYEERGVTVCACVINISTEFMDRLIEEMAFLKLNTMLVELKVKVDAYPETNTWSYYTKDDITALVAKAGAYGIDVIPEINSPGHMEIWLENKPELQLTNERTGAKDEVRMDITKPESFEFYADLIDEYFDVFTTEYWHMGVDEYMLGSGYANFPQVKRFAEAEFGAGATENDVVAWYVNKVNDYVKSKDKKLRIWNDGVITDNQFVDFDTDIIVEHWNPAASTVKPQQFIDWGHQVANISNSLYMVRGGYGVNSQRLYEQGWTPEVFYDQTVTRGTDQILGARMSIWPDGGTPSEAENTTEARMFEPLRFVAQATWSASRPWATFAEFRADMDTIGRAPLWDEVQRQPLPDGTFTLTGAAGEGALAAGEDGGLVLSDAGAPLAFTRTADGYYTIRSTDGLCLDLARDGTMRLDVPVEIGADIRLSTCATTTLQKWQLRKVDGGYTIVNAASQQFVSVSRSLVDVPVAREGFKTVADGRVVQTPGDWGKTVWKVVGDVAMTATPTALSAVPGTSGDVAVTVTNMAGSVLEGATVRVASAAAGWTALPASVPLEPLAPGEMGEAAFVLHNVNSASGTGTFVFELVGADGTVLTQTAVSTVGVCSAETVRPSAAVASSEQSSGEPRPSGPASAVIDGDPATYWHSQYSPVEPRHPHSVVIDLGADESVCGLWYTARSGGAGTGAANGRIDEYDVYVSSTVATVNGDWGEPVVSGAFQNTADAQLAAFPAQEARYIKLVSRSAINGQPWATIGELAAAGPAAAIPVFDEAEIDLSAASVQAGGEVAVSGTGFAPGEAVSFTLGQPVATMSRAAAAASLLELSADAGGAFSGVVVIPPATAAGTYVLAAVGAVSAAQASGTLAVTAAPARPGDVPAAPVQPGDLPAVPGAGGGGGAEATDPESAGSLANTGGELAVAGGIATGVLLLIIGIGLALLRRRRAVQAS, encoded by the coding sequence GTGCTCACGGCAACCATGACCGCCGTTGCATTCGCGTTGAGCTCGCTCGTCGCGACCGCCCCCGCTGTCGCTTCCGCCCTGGACCCCGGACCCGTGGAGCTTCCCTCCGTGATCCCGTCGATCGAGCAGTGGCAGCAATCGGGCGGCTCCTTCGGCGCCGCCGACGACCTCGCGGTCGTTGTCGCCACCGAGAGCGAGCGCCTCGAGTCGATCGCAGGCATCCTGCGCGAAGAACTCGCCGTGGATTACGCCGGGGTGAGCGTGACGGCCGGGCCGGGTGCAGCGGGTGACATCGTGCTTCGGCTGGATGAGGGCCGCACGGACCTCGAGACCGAGGGGTACGAACTCAAGGTCGGCGATCGCATCGAGATCGTCGCGGCGGACCCGGCCGGCGTCTTCTACGGCACCCGCACCGTCGTGCAGATGCTCATGCAGCAGGACACCCTGCCGCAGGGCTCTCTCATCGACGTGCCGGAATACGAGGAGCGCGGCGTCACCGTCTGCGCCTGCGTGATCAACATCTCCACGGAATTCATGGACCGTCTCATCGAGGAGATGGCCTTCCTCAAGCTCAACACGATGCTCGTGGAGTTGAAGGTCAAGGTCGACGCCTATCCAGAGACCAACACCTGGTCGTACTACACCAAGGACGACATCACCGCCCTCGTGGCGAAGGCCGGCGCCTACGGCATCGACGTCATCCCGGAGATCAACTCTCCCGGTCATATGGAAATCTGGCTGGAGAACAAGCCGGAATTGCAGTTGACCAATGAGCGGACCGGGGCCAAGGACGAGGTCCGCATGGACATCACCAAGCCCGAGTCGTTCGAGTTCTACGCCGACTTGATCGATGAGTACTTCGACGTCTTCACGACCGAGTACTGGCACATGGGCGTCGACGAGTACATGCTCGGCAGCGGCTACGCCAACTTCCCCCAGGTCAAACGCTTCGCGGAGGCGGAGTTCGGTGCCGGTGCTACGGAGAACGACGTCGTCGCGTGGTACGTCAACAAGGTCAACGACTACGTCAAGTCCAAAGACAAGAAGCTGCGCATCTGGAATGACGGTGTCATCACCGACAACCAGTTCGTCGACTTCGACACCGACATCATCGTCGAGCATTGGAACCCGGCGGCATCCACCGTCAAGCCTCAGCAGTTCATCGATTGGGGGCACCAGGTCGCCAACATCTCCAACTCGCTCTACATGGTGCGTGGCGGCTACGGGGTCAACTCGCAGCGTCTCTACGAGCAGGGCTGGACCCCGGAGGTCTTCTACGACCAGACCGTCACCCGTGGTACCGATCAGATCCTGGGCGCGCGGATGAGTATCTGGCCCGACGGTGGTACGCCGAGCGAGGCGGAGAACACCACCGAGGCACGCATGTTCGAACCGTTGCGTTTCGTCGCGCAGGCGACCTGGTCCGCCTCGCGGCCTTGGGCGACCTTCGCGGAATTCCGTGCCGACATGGACACCATCGGCCGTGCGCCGCTCTGGGACGAGGTGCAGCGCCAGCCGCTGCCGGACGGCACGTTCACGCTGACGGGTGCAGCCGGTGAGGGTGCTCTTGCAGCGGGTGAGGACGGAGGGCTCGTTCTGTCGGATGCCGGTGCGCCGTTGGCCTTCACTCGCACCGCCGACGGTTACTACACCATCCGCTCCACCGACGGTCTCTGCCTCGATCTGGCGCGCGACGGCACCATGCGCCTGGATGTGCCGGTCGAGATCGGTGCCGACATCCGCTTGAGCACCTGTGCGACCACGACTCTGCAGAAGTGGCAGCTGCGCAAGGTCGACGGTGGCTACACGATCGTCAACGCCGCGAGCCAGCAGTTCGTGTCCGTTTCCCGCAGCCTGGTCGACGTGCCGGTGGCCCGCGAGGGGTTCAAGACCGTCGCCGACGGTCGTGTCGTGCAGACGCCCGGCGACTGGGGTAAGACGGTGTGGAAGGTGGTGGGTGACGTCGCGATGACGGCGACGCCGACTGCGCTGTCCGCCGTTCCCGGCACCAGCGGTGACGTCGCCGTCACTGTGACGAACATGGCCGGCTCCGTGCTGGAAGGCGCGACGGTGCGCGTCGCCTCGGCAGCCGCCGGATGGACAGCGCTGCCGGCATCGGTGCCGCTGGAGCCGCTGGCGCCCGGGGAGATGGGGGAAGCGGCCTTTGTCCTGCACAACGTCAACTCGGCCTCCGGAACGGGCACGTTCGTGTTCGAGCTGGTGGGGGCCGATGGGACCGTCCTCACGCAGACCGCGGTCTCGACCGTCGGGGTGTGCTCGGCGGAAACGGTACGCCCCTCGGCCGCTGTGGCATCCTCCGAGCAGAGCAGCGGGGAACCGAGGCCGAGTGGTCCCGCCAGCGCGGTGATCGACGGTGACCCGGCGACCTACTGGCACTCCCAGTACTCACCGGTCGAGCCGCGACATCCGCACTCGGTCGTCATCGACCTGGGCGCCGATGAGTCCGTGTGCGGTCTGTGGTACACGGCGCGGTCCGGCGGAGCCGGCACCGGTGCGGCGAACGGGCGCATCGACGAGTACGACGTGTATGTGTCGAGCACTGTGGCAACGGTGAACGGTGACTGGGGGGAGCCTGTCGTCAGCGGTGCCTTCCAGAACACCGCAGACGCACAGCTGGCGGCCTTCCCTGCCCAGGAGGCGCGCTACATCAAGCTCGTCTCCCGGAGCGCGATCAACGGCCAGCCGTGGGCGACCATCGGCGAGTTGGCGGCCGCGGGTCCTGCCGCGGCGATCCCGGTGTTCGATGAGGCGGAGATCGATCTGAGCGCGGCGAGCGTTCAGGCCGGCGGTGAGGTCGCCGTCTCGGGCACCGGGTTCGCCCCCGGTGAAGCGGTGAGCTTCACGCTGGGGCAGCCGGTGGCCACGATGAGCCGTGCGGCCGCGGCGGCCAGCCTGCTGGAGTTGTCTGCGGATGCCGGTGGTGCCTTCAGCGGCGTGGTGGTCATCCCGCCGGCCACGGCAGCGGGCACGTACGTGCTCGCGGCGGTCGGAGCGGTGTCAGCCGCCCAGGCAAGCGGGACCCTGGCGGTCACCGCGGCGCCAGCCCGACCTGGCGACGTCCCCGCGGCGCCGGTGCAGCCCGGCGACCTCCCGGCGGTGCCGGGTGCCGGGGGAGGTGGGGGTGCGGAAGCCACCGACCCCGAGTCGGCTGGCTCGCTGGCCAACACCGGTGGTGAGCTGGCGGTTGCCGGCGGTATCGCCACGGGCGTGCTGCTGCTGATCATCGGCATCGGGCTGGCGCTCCTGAGGCGCCGCAGGGCGGTTCAGGCGTCCTGA
- a CDS encoding MFS transporter: MFRSFSIFNYRVWFIGALVSNIGAWMQATALSWVVLTALTDNDAGAMGITMALQFAPPLLLVGVTGWVADRFDRRKLLMLTQSLLLLVGLVIGALLLADVMTLGLMYGFALLLGVISAFDNPSRQAFVSDLVSRENASNAVALNAASFNGARMIGPAVAGVVIVAVGTGWVFFVNAVTFLAMIGALMLIRTDELIPRVKAPGASRLADGFRYVGKRPDLMVAFAMVFLLGAFGMNFPIFASTMALEFGQEADGYGLLSSILAVGSLIGALLAARRDRARIRVVILGTLMFAVAITVSAFMPNYWLYALTLMLTGFAVVTTLTTANGYVQTTTDPALRGRVLALYMAILMGGTPLGAPIVGWVAAEFGPRAAILLGAVAAFVAFAIGATWMLVSGRVRRSETRRFGVTLGETRPVAIVPPEAFSDEIAGTTPIRLPDDRERDARAAREARERFAG, from the coding sequence ATGTTCCGCTCCTTCTCCATCTTCAACTACCGCGTCTGGTTCATCGGCGCGCTCGTGTCGAACATCGGCGCGTGGATGCAGGCGACCGCGCTCAGCTGGGTCGTGCTCACCGCCCTCACCGACAACGACGCCGGCGCCATGGGCATCACGATGGCGCTGCAGTTCGCCCCGCCGCTGCTGCTGGTGGGCGTCACCGGATGGGTGGCAGACCGCTTCGACCGGCGCAAGCTGCTCATGCTCACCCAGAGCCTGCTGCTGCTGGTCGGGCTCGTCATCGGCGCGCTGCTGCTGGCCGACGTCATGACGCTCGGCCTGATGTACGGGTTCGCGCTGCTGCTGGGCGTCATCTCGGCGTTCGACAACCCGTCGCGCCAGGCGTTCGTCTCGGACCTCGTCTCCCGTGAGAACGCCTCCAACGCCGTCGCGCTCAACGCGGCATCCTTCAACGGCGCCCGCATGATCGGCCCCGCCGTCGCCGGCGTCGTCATCGTCGCGGTGGGAACCGGCTGGGTGTTCTTCGTCAACGCGGTGACCTTCCTCGCGATGATCGGCGCCCTCATGCTGATCCGGACGGACGAGCTCATCCCGCGCGTGAAGGCGCCGGGCGCCTCGCGGCTCGCCGACGGGTTCCGCTACGTCGGCAAGCGCCCCGATCTGATGGTCGCCTTCGCGATGGTGTTCCTGCTCGGCGCCTTCGGCATGAACTTCCCCATCTTCGCCTCGACGATGGCCCTGGAGTTCGGCCAGGAGGCCGACGGCTACGGCCTGCTCAGCTCGATCCTGGCCGTCGGGTCGCTCATCGGCGCGCTCTTGGCCGCCCGCCGCGACCGTGCCCGCATCCGCGTGGTCATCCTCGGCACGCTGATGTTCGCCGTCGCCATCACCGTCTCGGCGTTCATGCCCAACTACTGGCTGTACGCGCTGACCCTCATGCTCACCGGCTTCGCCGTCGTGACGACCCTCACCACCGCGAACGGCTACGTGCAGACCACGACCGACCCCGCCCTGCGCGGCCGCGTGCTGGCGCTGTACATGGCGATCCTCATGGGCGGCACTCCCCTCGGGGCCCCCATCGTCGGCTGGGTGGCAGCGGAGTTCGGCCCGCGCGCGGCGATCCTCCTCGGTGCCGTCGCGGCGTTCGTGGCGTTCGCGATCGGCGCCACCTGGATGCTCGTGTCCGGCCGTGTCCGCCGCTCTGAGACACGGCGGTTCGGCGTCACGCTCGGCGAGACCCGTCCTGTGGCCATCGTGCCGCCTGAGGCGTTCTCCGACGAGATCGCGGGCACCACGCCGATCCGGCTACCGGACGACCGCGAGCGGGACGCCCGGGCCGCGCGCGAGGCTCGGGAGCGCTTCGCGGGCTGA
- a CDS encoding MarR family winged helix-turn-helix transcriptional regulator — translation MTTTDASAPPSPTADLAAAASDLRMATFRLARRLRAQRAVDEMSDGQFAVLAALTVHGPHALGELADRERVSAPSMNRTVNCLEESGYVARTPDEQDRRKVTISLTDAGRAVVEETTRRRDSWLEAALASLSDADRDVLAQAADIMREVASR, via the coding sequence ATGACAACGACAGACGCCTCCGCTCCGCCCTCCCCCACCGCCGATCTCGCCGCCGCGGCATCCGACCTGCGCATGGCGACCTTCCGTCTCGCACGACGCCTGCGCGCCCAGCGCGCGGTCGACGAGATGAGCGACGGCCAGTTCGCGGTGCTCGCCGCTCTCACCGTGCACGGCCCGCATGCCCTCGGTGAACTGGCCGACCGCGAGCGCGTGTCGGCGCCGTCGATGAACCGCACCGTCAACTGCCTCGAGGAGTCCGGCTACGTCGCGCGCACCCCCGACGAGCAGGACCGCCGCAAGGTCACGATCTCGCTCACCGACGCCGGCCGCGCCGTGGTCGAGGAGACCACGCGCCGGCGGGACTCGTGGCTCGAGGCCGCCCTGGCGTCGCTGAGCGACGCCGACCGCGACGTGCTCGCGCAGGCCGCCGACATCATGCGGGAGGTGGCCTCGCGATGA